The Candidatus Zixiibacteriota bacterium genome contains a region encoding:
- a CDS encoding HAMP domain-containing histidine kinase, which translates to MNTMMSAQNRTATPVDCHDLSAILKDLAAYLSESELLSAFESRCGALLRVAGVALQVCDGEAAAADEKPLLDLALKFNNQTRHLLLQPTLPGLSDQARNALLDAITVSLGDFYARILAEATTPEPPASAPTPTTAAATLPAPTVAIPDDLVSAFAHKMRNNLSAMMTAAGQLGDTGLIDTNPDTTMLIGVVESAAEAQRRLIDRFVMLSRPVVVRLTRFEVTPLLRAVMQRYAAVNGNHLELNGLEREVVIETDRALYQVILSEMIDNGLEASLRHAIVLDAVVRDQHFELTFRNDCAPLPPYVVDNMLKPFFTTKTGHAGLGLPIALHYARLLGGTLRHRCGREDAEFTIAVPLSNEELIR; encoded by the coding sequence TTGAACACGATGATGTCCGCACAAAATCGCACCGCCACCCCCGTTGACTGTCATGATCTGTCAGCGATCCTCAAAGATCTGGCGGCGTATCTCTCCGAGTCAGAGTTGCTCTCAGCCTTTGAGTCGCGCTGTGGCGCGCTCCTGCGCGTTGCCGGCGTCGCGTTGCAAGTTTGCGATGGCGAAGCCGCGGCTGCCGATGAAAAACCTCTGCTCGACTTGGCTCTGAAATTCAACAACCAGACGCGCCATCTGCTCTTGCAGCCGACCTTGCCCGGTCTCTCCGACCAGGCTCGCAACGCGCTGCTCGATGCAATCACAGTTTCCCTCGGCGATTTCTATGCGCGCATACTGGCCGAAGCCACCACGCCGGAACCGCCGGCGTCGGCTCCGACTCCGACCACGGCCGCCGCGACTCTGCCGGCGCCGACGGTCGCTATCCCTGATGATCTGGTCTCCGCCTTCGCGCACAAGATGCGCAACAATCTCAGCGCGATGATGACTGCCGCCGGACAACTGGGCGACACCGGATTGATTGACACCAACCCCGACACTACCATGCTCATCGGCGTCGTCGAATCGGCCGCCGAAGCGCAGCGCCGCCTGATCGATCGCTTCGTGATGCTCTCGCGGCCGGTCGTGGTGCGCTTGACGCGGTTCGAAGTCACCCCCCTGTTGCGCGCTGTCATGCAGCGCTATGCCGCCGTCAACGGCAATCATCTGGAACTGAACGGTCTCGAGCGCGAGGTCGTGATCGAAACCGACCGCGCTCTCTATCAGGTGATTCTCAGCGAGATGATTGACAACGGCCTGGAAGCCAGTTTGCGCCACGCCATCGTCCTCGATGCCGTCGTGCGCGACCAGCACTTCGAGCTGACCTTCCGCAACGACTGTGCGCCCTTGCCCCCCTATGTGGTCGACAACATGCTGAAACCGTTCTTCACCACCAAGACCGGCCATGCCGGGCTCGGCCTGCCGATCGCACTGCACTACGCCCGCCTCCTGGGCGGCACGCTGCGCCACCGCTGCGGTCGCGAGGACGCCGAATTCACGATCGCGGTTCCGCTCTCCAACGAGGAATTGATTCGATGA
- a CDS encoding peptidylprolyl isomerase codes for MMQAMRNNTQIIIWILVIAFVGTIIFAWGMDLTGRRGGGTGMAANVVGKINGREIPLQNFGMVSEQFIESERQKTPDKDFTESDYRNARRQAWNEFVNSYLQQEQVERLKIQLTDAEVVDFLRRFPPQEVQGIEVFQTNGKFDYNKYLSAMGDPQYADLWRQLEQMVRPRLTTFKLQEYVVSMVRVSDNELQEQYLRDNERIKVDYALVPYSKFPVQANEIDSSEVRAYYSEHPDEFREPDQAYYTLFRLNKEASAKDYDAALQKALEVKKLLDQGGDFATLANEYTEDPSGKGKGGSLGFFARGAMVREFDSAAFAMKDGDISAPVKTRFGYHIINRTGTRKTVELEEVEASHILFRPQVSQETMDELMAKITRFKNEATPANANTLAKELGITQEGSRKAAKDQPIGNFGKDEAIEKFVFESADGALSDVIDRNEAFYLIRKDRQKTAGVADLADVYPVIQRKMIDKRQRQGALAVAQRIHSAVMAGSALADAAKAVGYEVIESGFFARSGRLPGMGNDAAFIGSAFALSEAKRFSPAVLCGNGAAVIEFKERTAASLDGFAAERDTLRTKALQTAQSSFWDKWFTKLINTADIEDNRQTIFGETM; via the coding sequence ATGATGCAAGCTATGCGCAATAACACCCAGATCATCATTTGGATTCTGGTGATTGCCTTTGTAGGTACGATCATTTTTGCCTGGGGCATGGACCTCACTGGTCGCCGCGGCGGCGGTACCGGTATGGCCGCCAACGTCGTCGGCAAAATCAACGGCCGCGAAATCCCCCTGCAGAACTTCGGCATGGTCTCCGAGCAGTTCATCGAGAGTGAACGCCAGAAGACCCCCGATAAAGATTTCACCGAATCGGATTATCGCAACGCCCGCCGCCAGGCCTGGAACGAATTCGTCAACAGCTACCTGCAACAAGAACAGGTCGAGCGCCTGAAGATCCAGTTGACCGACGCGGAAGTCGTCGACTTCCTCCGCCGCTTCCCGCCGCAGGAAGTCCAGGGCATCGAAGTCTTCCAGACCAACGGCAAGTTCGACTACAATAAATATCTCTCAGCGATGGGCGACCCCCAGTACGCCGACCTCTGGCGGCAACTCGAACAGATGGTCCGCCCCCGCTTGACCACCTTCAAACTGCAGGAATACGTCGTCTCCATGGTGCGCGTCTCCGATAACGAACTCCAGGAGCAGTACCTGCGCGACAACGAGCGGATCAAGGTCGACTACGCACTCGTGCCGTACTCCAAATTCCCGGTCCAGGCCAATGAAATCGACTCCAGCGAAGTCCGCGCTTATTACAGTGAGCATCCGGACGAGTTCCGCGAACCGGACCAGGCTTACTACACGCTCTTCCGCCTGAACAAGGAAGCCTCGGCCAAGGACTACGACGCCGCGCTGCAGAAGGCGCTGGAGGTCAAGAAGCTGCTCGATCAAGGTGGCGACTTCGCGACCCTCGCCAACGAATACACCGAAGACCCGTCCGGCAAGGGCAAGGGAGGATCGCTTGGCTTCTTCGCCCGCGGCGCGATGGTCCGCGAATTCGACTCCGCTGCCTTCGCCATGAAGGACGGCGACATCTCCGCGCCCGTGAAGACCCGCTTCGGCTACCATATCATCAATCGTACTGGTACGCGCAAGACGGTGGAGCTGGAAGAAGTCGAGGCCTCGCACATCCTCTTCCGCCCCCAAGTCTCACAGGAGACCATGGATGAGTTGATGGCGAAGATCACGCGCTTCAAGAACGAAGCGACCCCCGCCAACGCCAATACTCTGGCCAAGGAACTCGGGATAACTCAGGAAGGCTCGCGCAAGGCGGCCAAAGACCAGCCGATCGGCAATTTCGGCAAAGATGAGGCGATCGAAAAATTCGTGTTCGAATCCGCGGACGGCGCGCTCTCCGATGTCATCGATCGCAATGAGGCTTTCTACCTGATTCGCAAAGACCGCCAAAAGACGGCTGGCGTCGCCGACTTGGCCGATGTCTACCCGGTCATTCAGCGCAAGATGATCGACAAGCGCCAGCGTCAGGGCGCGCTCGCCGTGGCACAGCGTATCCACAGCGCCGTCATGGCCGGTTCCGCACTCGCCGACGCCGCCAAGGCCGTCGGCTACGAAGTTATCGAATCCGGCTTCTTCGCCCGCTCCGGTCGTCTGCCCGGCATGGGCAACGACGCTGCGTTCATCGGCTCGGCCTTTGCCCTCTCCGAGGCCAAGCGGTTCTCGCCCGCCGTCCTTTGCGGCAATGGCGCTGCCGTGATCGAGTTTAAGGAACGCACCGCTGCCAGTCTCGACGGATTCGCCGCGGAACGCGACACTTTGCGCACCAAGGCCCTCCAGACGGCCCAAAGCTCGTTCTGGGACAAGTGGTTCACCAAGCTGATCAATACCGCCGATATCGAGGACAACCGCCAAACGATCTTCGGCGAAACGATGTAG
- a CDS encoding alpha/beta hydrolase, translating into MRLIKKIVRWALSLIGAAIGALVIWCLIPIKPTIETLPERPGTKYWQMDKGYRIAYMQIRAEPPASRPPIIYVHGGPGGYVDSTEINTFGALARFGHDVYLYDQVGSGLSDRLPRPKDYTFDGHLADLDEIVTRRIGAARVILIGQSYGGILAANYVTRHPERVERVVLSSPGELAPTRFTAAGRWVNDSLYPTPDSLHFITVRSTGGDVAMRMPLRGLLAMAAATILNIKVVPDAEADGILNTLIAGFSWEMVCDSTNVRPEEGGAGFYSHGWSNWFGDLEDPRAAMRLIEVPVLVIQGQCDHIPYAAVYEYVDLFPNSRYVLIEGAGHVIWWEKREEYLRLIGEFLTGR; encoded by the coding sequence ATGAGGTTGATCAAGAAAATCGTTCGTTGGGCTTTGAGTCTGATCGGCGCGGCCATCGGTGCGCTCGTGATCTGGTGCTTGATTCCGATCAAGCCAACGATCGAGACGCTTCCCGAGCGTCCGGGCACCAAGTACTGGCAGATGGACAAAGGGTATCGGATAGCCTACATGCAGATACGGGCCGAGCCTCCCGCAAGCCGGCCGCCGATCATTTATGTGCACGGCGGACCGGGCGGTTATGTTGACTCCACCGAGATCAACACTTTCGGTGCGCTGGCGAGGTTCGGGCATGATGTCTACCTCTATGACCAGGTCGGTTCAGGATTGTCCGACCGGCTGCCGCGGCCGAAGGATTACACTTTCGACGGACACCTGGCGGACCTGGATGAGATCGTGACCCGAAGAATCGGGGCGGCGCGTGTGATCCTGATCGGGCAGTCGTACGGCGGGATTCTGGCGGCGAATTATGTGACGAGGCATCCCGAGCGGGTGGAACGAGTGGTGCTGAGTTCGCCGGGAGAATTGGCGCCGACCAGGTTTACTGCTGCAGGGCGTTGGGTGAACGACAGCTTGTATCCGACTCCGGATTCGCTACACTTCATCACGGTCAGGAGCACGGGCGGCGACGTAGCGATGCGGATGCCGCTGCGGGGATTGCTGGCGATGGCGGCGGCAACGATCCTGAATATCAAGGTCGTGCCGGACGCCGAGGCCGACGGAATCCTGAACACCCTTATCGCCGGATTTAGTTGGGAGATGGTTTGCGACTCGACCAACGTGCGTCCCGAGGAGGGCGGCGCCGGCTTCTATTCACACGGCTGGAGCAACTGGTTCGGCGATCTGGAGGATCCGCGCGCAGCCATGCGCTTGATCGAGGTGCCGGTGCTGGTGATTCAAGGGCAGTGCGACCATATTCCCTATGCGGCAGTCTACGAGTATGTCGATCTCTTTCCGAATTCGCGCTATGTGCTCATCGAGGGAGCCGGTCACGTAATCTGGTGGGAGAAGCGGGAGGAGTACTTGCGCCTGATCGGGGAGTTTCTCACAGGGCGGTAG
- a CDS encoding aminopeptidase P family protein, with protein sequence MHGRIRNLQALLKENNLDCLLVNELSQVKYLCGYSGSNGLLAVFQDEAYFITDFRYKAQVRTEVKGAKVLIAQRELYTEIPKIKRLLQKNLRVGYLEAYLTVRNLNMIKSLLPQALLAPTGGMVEALASVKESDEIKKIQKAVDIADVAFERILQIIKPGVRENEVAAELEYQMKMLGSEDPSFETIIASGYRSALPHGRASSKVIKKGEFVTLDFGAIYGGYHSDITRTVVVGKASAQQKKIYNLVLKAQIAGTRKARAGLKGSVVDKHVRDIIAKAGYGKNFGHGLGHGIGLLIHEEPRLTPLSDTVLQPGMVVTVEPGIYIDGWGGVRVEDDVVITRSGCRVMNRADKSLLEL encoded by the coding sequence ATGCACGGACGAATTAGAAATCTGCAAGCGCTGCTGAAGGAGAACAATCTGGACTGCCTGCTGGTGAACGAGCTGTCGCAGGTGAAGTACCTTTGCGGCTACAGCGGCTCGAATGGACTGCTGGCGGTGTTCCAGGACGAGGCCTATTTCATTACCGACTTCCGTTACAAAGCGCAGGTGCGGACAGAGGTCAAGGGCGCGAAAGTCCTGATCGCCCAGCGCGAGCTATATACCGAGATTCCCAAGATCAAGCGGCTGCTGCAGAAGAATCTGCGCGTCGGATATCTGGAGGCGTACTTGACGGTCAGGAATCTCAACATGATCAAGAGCCTGCTGCCGCAGGCGCTGCTGGCGCCGACCGGCGGCATGGTTGAAGCGCTGGCGTCGGTGAAGGAAAGCGACGAGATCAAGAAGATTCAGAAGGCGGTGGATATCGCCGATGTGGCCTTCGAGCGGATTTTGCAGATTATCAAGCCGGGAGTGCGGGAAAACGAAGTGGCGGCGGAATTGGAATATCAGATGAAGATGCTGGGCTCAGAGGATCCGTCGTTCGAGACGATTATCGCCTCCGGCTATCGCTCGGCGCTGCCGCACGGGCGGGCGTCGTCAAAGGTGATCAAGAAGGGCGAGTTCGTAACTCTGGATTTTGGCGCGATTTATGGCGGCTACCACTCCGATATTACGCGGACGGTGGTAGTTGGGAAGGCATCGGCGCAGCAGAAGAAGATTTACAATTTGGTGTTGAAGGCGCAGATTGCCGGAACCAGGAAGGCGCGCGCGGGTTTGAAGGGGTCGGTTGTCGATAAGCACGTTCGCGACATCATCGCCAAGGCGGGCTACGGCAAGAATTTCGGGCACGGGCTGGGGCACGGCATCGGGCTGCTGATCCACGAGGAGCCGCGCCTGACGCCGCTGTCCGACACGGTGCTACAGCCGGGAATGGTGGTTACGGTCGAGCCGGGCATCTATATAGACGGCTGGGGCGGCGTGCGGGTAGAAGATGATGTCGTCATTACCAGAAGCGGTTGCCGCGTAATGAATCGGGCGGATAAGTCGTTGCTGGAGCTATAG
- a CDS encoding T9SS type A sorting domain-containing protein: protein MRRILGIIFVAVLTTSTVAPSLFADCLVINNISGVVLDDRDSLPIIGARVCLLSHCYPCGWPDSYLCALAGPDGSFAIADCCTTRFAPGEPYGGSISYQVVAPGYDSLDRVFYWDNIGGCPGEDDIVVSEGMPNLVLYLHPQAVSVDDDAELPAPVPDFDLALYPNPFNATTKITFELTASAEVDLAIIAVSGRVVRHVAQCRLPAGPQEFTWDGRDDSDRSVASGIYFCRLKANGQSDSRKLVLLK, encoded by the coding sequence ATGAGACGCATTCTTGGCATCATATTCGTTGCGGTGCTGACGACGTCCACAGTCGCGCCTTCACTCTTCGCCGACTGCCTGGTCATCAACAACATTTCCGGCGTCGTGCTCGACGACCGCGACTCCCTGCCGATAATCGGCGCTCGGGTATGTTTGTTGTCACACTGCTACCCCTGCGGTTGGCCCGACTCCTACTTATGCGCCTTAGCCGGCCCCGACGGAAGTTTCGCCATCGCCGACTGCTGTACCACGCGCTTCGCTCCCGGAGAGCCATACGGCGGCTCGATATCTTACCAGGTCGTTGCCCCCGGCTACGATTCTCTTGATCGGGTCTTCTATTGGGACAACATCGGCGGCTGTCCCGGCGAAGATGATATCGTCGTCTCTGAGGGCATGCCGAATCTTGTCCTTTACCTTCACCCTCAGGCCGTCAGTGTCGACGACGACGCCGAACTTCCGGCGCCGGTGCCGGACTTTGACCTCGCCCTGTATCCCAACCCCTTCAACGCAACGACGAAAATCACGTTCGAATTGACTGCGTCCGCCGAAGTTGATTTGGCGATTATCGCTGTATCCGGCCGCGTCGTTCGACATGTAGCGCAATGCCGCTTGCCCGCCGGACCTCAGGAGTTCACCTGGGACGGCCGCGACGACTCCGACCGCAGCGTCGCCTCCGGCATCTATTTCTGCCGGCTGAAAGCTAACGGCCAGTCCGACTCGCGCAAGCTGGTCCTTTTGAAGTAG
- the accB gene encoding acetyl-CoA carboxylase biotin carboxyl carrier protein: protein MRESTIRKLVKLVESSEIESLNIKTLFSNVTIVKRSPTGSNGNGGHGTTISIPKAQAVATLPPLESAAVAPAPAPQPIAAPTPAPAPQAVAPTGKEIKSPMVGTFYTAPEPGAPPFVEVGQRITKGQTVCIIEAMKLMNEIEAEFDGVVVQRMVENAQPVEFGQVLFMVQPA, encoded by the coding sequence ATGAGAGAATCAACTATCCGGAAACTGGTGAAGTTGGTGGAATCTTCGGAAATCGAGTCGCTGAACATCAAGACGTTGTTCAGCAACGTGACGATCGTCAAACGGAGTCCGACCGGAAGCAACGGCAACGGGGGGCACGGGACAACGATTTCGATTCCGAAGGCACAGGCGGTGGCGACGTTGCCGCCGCTGGAGTCGGCCGCTGTTGCGCCCGCTCCGGCGCCGCAGCCGATCGCCGCGCCGACGCCGGCCCCCGCGCCGCAAGCGGTCGCGCCGACCGGCAAAGAGATCAAGTCGCCGATGGTGGGGACGTTCTATACTGCTCCGGAACCGGGCGCGCCTCCGTTTGTCGAGGTGGGTCAGCGGATCACGAAGGGGCAGACGGTCTGCATCATCGAGGCGATGAAGCTGATGAACGAGATCGAGGCGGAATTCGACGGCGTGGTTGTCCAGCGCATGGTCGAAAACGCGCAGCCGGTCGAGTTCGGTCAGGTGCTCTTCATGGTGCAGCCGGCGTAA
- a CDS encoding PilT/PilU family type 4a pilus ATPase: MNLRDMLVEMQHQVASDLHLRVGIKPTIRVHGKLVPINTDPISKEAMAEIVSQILSPEQQKRFAARSEMDLALSVTKLGRFRINLYRQRGTPGIAIRSVNTLVPSFEDLSLPEVIQDLCETRRGLIIVTGTTGSGKSTSLAAVIEHINSHRAENIVTIEDPIEYIYRDKKSIICQREIGADSESFATALRHAFRQDPDVILIGEIRDAETMGIALAAADTGHLVLSTLHTMNVVETISRIISFFPPHQHQQIRLLLAGTMKAIICQRLLPRADMPGRIPAVEVAVTTGAIRDCIIDPMKTSSIIEFIEAGQVQYGMQSFDQSIMKLYRGGHITYEDAMRNASNPDDFDLRVKGITSASDTSWTTIQGTH, encoded by the coding sequence ATGAACCTGCGTGACATGCTGGTGGAGATGCAGCATCAAGTCGCCTCCGACTTGCACCTCCGGGTGGGGATTAAGCCGACCATCCGCGTCCACGGCAAGCTGGTCCCGATCAACACCGATCCGATCAGCAAAGAGGCGATGGCGGAAATCGTCTCGCAGATCTTATCTCCCGAACAGCAGAAACGCTTTGCCGCGCGCAGCGAAATGGACCTGGCGTTGTCCGTGACCAAGCTGGGCCGGTTTCGTATCAACCTGTACCGCCAGCGCGGCACGCCGGGTATCGCGATCCGGTCGGTCAACACGCTGGTGCCGTCATTTGAAGACTTGAGTTTGCCGGAGGTGATCCAGGATTTGTGCGAGACGCGGCGCGGACTGATTATCGTCACCGGCACGACGGGTTCGGGCAAGTCGACCTCGCTGGCGGCGGTGATCGAGCATATCAACTCGCACCGCGCGGAAAACATCGTGACGATCGAAGACCCGATCGAATACATCTACCGCGACAAGAAATCAATCATCTGCCAGCGCGAGATCGGCGCCGACTCGGAGAGTTTCGCGACGGCGCTGCGGCACGCGTTCCGGCAGGACCCGGACGTGATTCTGATCGGTGAAATTCGCGATGCCGAGACGATGGGGATCGCCCTCGCTGCGGCCGACACCGGCCACCTGGTGCTGAGCACGCTGCACACGATGAACGTGGTCGAGACGATCAGCCGTATCATCTCCTTCTTCCCGCCGCACCAGCATCAGCAGATTCGCCTGCTGCTGGCGGGCACGATGAAAGCGATCATCTGCCAGCGGTTGTTGCCGCGCGCCGACATGCCGGGGCGTATTCCGGCAGTGGAAGTGGCGGTGACGACCGGCGCGATCCGCGATTGTATCATCGATCCGATGAAGACCTCGTCGATTATCGAGTTCATCGAGGCCGGGCAGGTGCAGTACGGCATGCAGTCGTTCGACCAGTCGATTATGAAGCTGTATCGCGGCGGGCATATCACCTACGAGGATGCGATGCGCAACGCCTCGAACCCGGACGACTTCGATCTGCGCGTCAAGGGGATTACCTCGGCGTCCGACACGAGCTGGACGACGATCCAAGGGACGCATTAG
- a CDS encoding tetratricopeptide repeat protein: MEYSAREGAFSRQGGSTISGVEKSQPGGVDYGFARRAASLLEAGDWEGAYELLQAGIRQYPKYAVGLQVLGDLYARRGQPVSATFAYLEALKRDADNALTLVKLGDLFRDAGQLTEAQKYYLQAAQLEPNSAAIAARLEEVGRFQGSVGQPEHDILLTETAADLYAQQGYKDKARAIYARLLQESPGDPRLYAKLKMCG, encoded by the coding sequence ATGGAGTATTCTGCCCGAGAAGGCGCATTCTCCAGGCAGGGGGGAAGTACTATCTCTGGAGTTGAGAAGTCTCAGCCGGGCGGCGTTGATTACGGGTTCGCCCGCCGGGCGGCATCATTGCTGGAGGCCGGCGACTGGGAGGGCGCGTACGAGTTGTTGCAGGCCGGGATTCGGCAGTATCCGAAGTATGCTGTCGGATTGCAGGTGCTGGGCGATCTGTACGCGCGCCGCGGGCAACCGGTGTCGGCGACGTTCGCCTATTTGGAGGCGCTCAAGCGCGATGCCGACAACGCTCTGACTTTGGTCAAATTGGGGGATCTGTTCCGCGACGCGGGGCAGTTGACCGAGGCGCAGAAGTACTACCTGCAGGCGGCGCAATTGGAGCCGAATTCAGCGGCGATTGCGGCGCGGCTGGAGGAAGTGGGACGGTTCCAGGGGAGCGTCGGCCAGCCCGAACACGACATCCTGTTAACCGAAACCGCAGCGGATCTTTATGCCCAGCAGGGGTATAAGGACAAGGCGCGTGCCATCTACGCCCGCCTGCTGCAGGAATCGCCGGGGGATCCCCGGTTGTACGCCAAACTGAAAATGTGTGGTTAG